Proteins encoded together in one Streptomyces sp. B1I3 window:
- a CDS encoding DeoR/GlpR family DNA-binding transcription regulator produces MASAERLKQITHAVLEAGRRTVAELAELTGASEMTIRRDLETLAGQGVLERYRGGARSLVLRGEEPPFALRAQEGLETKRRIAAEVAALIADGESVVLDSGTTCLEVAHALAHRRLTVMPLSLHAANALTGATRLTLLLPGGRPRPGELALTGPLTEASLASLRFDTAVIGCCGLTAADGLTAFDLEDTAVKRAAIASARRVVAVADAAKLSRTALALVAPASALHTVVTGSAAPDDETEALTALGVDVRRV; encoded by the coding sequence ATGGCGAGCGCAGAGCGACTGAAGCAGATCACCCACGCGGTGCTGGAGGCGGGCCGCCGGACGGTCGCGGAGCTGGCCGAACTCACCGGCGCCTCCGAGATGACGATCCGGCGCGACCTGGAGACGCTGGCCGGGCAGGGTGTCCTGGAGCGTTACCGCGGCGGCGCGAGAAGCCTCGTACTGCGGGGCGAGGAGCCCCCGTTCGCACTCCGGGCGCAGGAGGGCCTGGAGACGAAGCGCCGCATCGCAGCCGAGGTGGCCGCACTGATCGCGGACGGCGAATCCGTCGTGCTCGACAGCGGCACCACCTGCCTGGAGGTGGCGCACGCCCTCGCACACCGCCGCCTGACGGTCATGCCACTGTCCCTGCACGCCGCCAACGCCCTCACCGGAGCGACCCGGTTGACACTGCTGCTGCCCGGAGGCCGGCCGCGCCCCGGCGAGCTCGCGCTGACCGGTCCGCTGACCGAGGCCTCGCTGGCCTCGCTGCGCTTCGACACCGCGGTCATCGGCTGCTGCGGCCTGACCGCGGCCGACGGCCTGACGGCCTTCGACCTGGAGGACACCGCCGTCAAGCGCGCGGCGATCGCTTCGGCGCGCCGGGTCGTCGCCGTCGCCGACGCCGCCAAGCTCTCGCGCACCGCCCTCGCCCTTGTCGCACCGGCCTCCGCGCTGCACACGGTGGTGACCGGCTCGGCGGCCCCCGACGACGAGACCGAGGCACTGACGGCGCTGGGCGTGGACGTGCGCAGGGTGTGA
- a CDS encoding nucleoside/nucleotide kinase family protein, producing METSDLAALTARARRLTATGHRRILGIAGPPGAGKSTLATRLVESLEGRAVLVPMDGFHLAQAELVRLGRAGRKGAPDTFDAAGFAALLRRLRRPETPGPVYAPAFDRALEEPIAGAVPVPPGIPLVVTEGNYLLLDEEPWASVRALLDETWFLDADPELRVRRLVDRHVRFGKDRPYAERWVAESDERNARLVDRQRDRADLVVRLPDTP from the coding sequence ATGGAGACCAGCGACCTCGCCGCGCTGACGGCCCGCGCCCGCCGCCTCACCGCCACCGGCCACCGCCGCATCCTCGGCATCGCGGGACCACCGGGAGCCGGGAAGTCGACGCTGGCCACCCGGCTCGTCGAGTCCCTGGAAGGACGTGCGGTGCTCGTCCCGATGGACGGCTTCCACCTCGCGCAGGCCGAGCTCGTCCGTCTCGGCCGCGCCGGCCGCAAGGGCGCCCCCGACACCTTCGACGCCGCCGGCTTCGCCGCCCTGCTCCGGCGGCTGCGCCGGCCCGAGACGCCGGGGCCCGTCTACGCACCCGCGTTCGACCGGGCACTCGAGGAGCCGATCGCCGGAGCGGTGCCCGTCCCGCCCGGCATCCCGCTCGTCGTGACCGAGGGCAACTACCTGCTCCTGGACGAGGAGCCCTGGGCGTCCGTGCGCGCACTGCTGGACGAGACGTGGTTCCTGGACGCCGATCCGGAGCTGCGGGTGCGCCGGCTCGTGGACCGGCATGTGCGCTTCGGGAAGGACCGCCCGTACGCCGAGCGCTGGGTCGCGGAGTCCGACGAACGCAACGCCCGGCTGGTGGACCGTCAGCGTGACCGTGCCGACCTGGTCGTGCGGCTGCCGGACACGCCCTGA
- a CDS encoding chlorophyllase: protein MNASENPSDAFASPTPVHSVAPVVLPVPGRPVDLEMRVSAPVTGTGLPVVLLSHGQGYSHHLSSLNGYAPLADFWAAHGFVVIQPTHLSSTTLSLDADTPGAPLYWRSRAEDMRHILDRLDVIEAAVPQLIGRLDPGKVAVAGHSMGGHTASLLLGARLTDPHDGAEVDLADARIKAGVLLAAPGRGGDALSASTAENFPFLLTTDFSRMTTPALVVAGDRDASAHLTVRGPDWHADPFTLAPGPKTLLTLFGAEHGLGGISGYDVAETTDENPARVSAVQRLTWAYLRSELHPGDAAWQAACDALTAGPGPLGSVTSK from the coding sequence ATGAACGCATCGGAAAATCCGTCGGACGCCTTCGCGTCACCCACTCCGGTCCACTCGGTCGCCCCCGTGGTGCTGCCGGTTCCCGGCCGCCCCGTGGACCTGGAGATGCGAGTCTCCGCGCCCGTGACCGGGACCGGTCTGCCGGTCGTCCTCCTCTCGCACGGCCAGGGCTACTCGCACCACCTCTCCTCGCTGAACGGCTACGCCCCCCTCGCCGACTTCTGGGCGGCCCACGGCTTCGTCGTGATCCAGCCCACCCACCTGAGCTCCACGACGCTGAGCCTGGACGCCGACACCCCCGGCGCACCCCTGTACTGGCGCTCGCGCGCCGAGGACATGCGGCACATCCTCGACCGGCTCGACGTGATCGAGGCCGCCGTCCCGCAGCTCATCGGGCGTCTCGACCCCGGCAAGGTCGCGGTGGCCGGGCACTCCATGGGCGGACACACCGCGAGCCTGTTGCTGGGCGCCCGGCTCACCGATCCGCACGACGGCGCGGAGGTGGATCTGGCCGATGCGCGCATCAAGGCGGGCGTCCTCCTCGCCGCGCCCGGTCGGGGCGGTGACGCCCTGAGCGCGTCCACGGCCGAGAACTTCCCCTTCCTCCTCACCACCGACTTCTCCCGGATGACGACGCCCGCACTCGTGGTCGCGGGCGACCGGGACGCCTCCGCCCACCTGACGGTCCGGGGGCCGGACTGGCATGCCGATCCCTTCACCCTCGCTCCGGGGCCCAAGACCCTGCTGACCCTGTTCGGCGCCGAGCACGGGCTCGGCGGGATCTCCGGATACGACGTCGCCGAGACCACGGACGAGAACCCCGCCCGGGTGTCCGCGGTGCAGAGGCTCACCTGGGCCTACCTGCGCTCGGAGCTCCACCCCGGGGACGCCGCCTGGCAGGCGGCGTGTGACGCGCTGACGGCCGGTCCCGGACCGCTCGGAAGCGTCACGTCCAAGTAG
- a CDS encoding MFS transporter, producing the protein MSSTAVGRSPLPAHSPPAAPKGRRANPWLTLVAVAIGLFMVNLDASVVAIANPEIGRDLKASTADLQWVTNAYLIAMAAFLILGGKLGDRFGRHTVYMVGTVGFTLASVAIALSGSIEGVVTFRALQGLFAALLIPNTLGLLRAVFPPRKFGMAVGLWAMVASCSTALGPIVGGLLVEHVNWESVFYINAPIGVVALVVSLLVLPRSKDSTGHHRFDVPGVVLLAVGLVALIFGVVKGETWGWTSGGTLGSLAAGLAVLAVFCWYETRVQHPLLPMRLFRSPALTIGAMVTAINFFVLLGVIFFLMLYLQNVRGLTPVEAGVRTLPLSLATVVASPLGAALTQRFGPRLTMPLGMLLQAAASLWILTWDTGSPYAAMWPPFVAIGLGVGMVMSASSDAIVGNAPKRDGGVAGGLQATALQIGGALGTSVLVSLISGKVGSTLTGELTSAGVPAGAAAGFGEAKDAVSMGVSPVSADMPAQLRAAVVEGSGNAFMNGVHAAVVVTAVLCVVGAALAAAGLRRPAAPEAAVTD; encoded by the coding sequence ATGTCCTCCACCGCCGTGGGCAGATCTCCCCTGCCCGCCCACTCTCCGCCGGCCGCGCCGAAGGGCCGGCGCGCGAATCCCTGGCTGACCCTCGTCGCCGTCGCCATCGGCCTCTTCATGGTCAACCTCGACGCCTCCGTGGTCGCGATCGCCAACCCGGAGATCGGCCGGGACCTGAAGGCCTCCACCGCCGACCTGCAGTGGGTCACCAACGCCTACCTGATCGCCATGGCGGCCTTCCTGATCCTGGGCGGGAAGCTCGGTGACCGGTTCGGGCGCCACACGGTCTACATGGTCGGCACCGTCGGCTTCACCCTCGCCTCGGTCGCGATCGCCCTCTCCGGGTCGATCGAGGGCGTCGTCACCTTCCGGGCACTGCAGGGGCTCTTCGCCGCCCTGCTGATCCCGAACACGCTCGGCCTGCTGCGTGCCGTCTTCCCGCCGCGGAAGTTCGGGATGGCCGTCGGTCTGTGGGCCATGGTGGCGTCCTGCTCCACCGCGCTCGGCCCGATCGTCGGCGGACTGCTCGTCGAGCACGTCAACTGGGAATCGGTGTTCTACATCAACGCCCCCATCGGTGTCGTCGCGCTGGTCGTCAGCCTGCTCGTGCTGCCCAGGAGCAAGGACTCCACGGGTCACCACCGCTTCGACGTCCCCGGCGTGGTCCTGCTCGCCGTGGGCCTGGTGGCCCTGATCTTCGGTGTGGTCAAGGGCGAGACGTGGGGCTGGACGTCCGGCGGGACTCTGGGCTCGCTCGCCGCCGGCCTCGCCGTGCTGGCCGTCTTCTGCTGGTACGAGACCCGCGTCCAGCACCCGCTCCTGCCGATGCGCCTGTTCCGCAGCCCGGCGCTGACCATCGGCGCCATGGTCACCGCGATCAACTTCTTCGTGCTGCTCGGCGTGATCTTCTTCCTGATGCTGTACCTGCAGAACGTACGCGGTCTCACCCCGGTCGAGGCCGGTGTCCGCACCCTGCCGCTGAGCCTCGCCACCGTCGTCGCCTCCCCCCTGGGTGCGGCCCTGACGCAGCGGTTCGGGCCGCGTCTGACGATGCCGCTCGGCATGCTGCTCCAGGCTGCGGCCTCCCTCTGGATCCTGACCTGGGACACCGGTTCCCCCTACGCCGCCATGTGGCCGCCGTTCGTCGCGATCGGCCTGGGCGTCGGCATGGTGATGTCGGCGTCCTCCGACGCGATCGTCGGCAACGCACCGAAGAGGGACGGGGGCGTCGCGGGCGGGCTGCAGGCCACCGCGCTGCAGATCGGCGGCGCGCTCGGCACGTCCGTGCTGGTCTCCCTGATCAGCGGCAAGGTGGGCTCCACCCTCACGGGTGAGCTGACCTCCGCGGGCGTCCCCGCCGGTGCGGCGGCCGGCTTCGGGGAGGCGAAGGACGCCGTGTCCATGGGCGTCTCCCCCGTCTCCGCGGACATGCCCGCACAGCTGAGGGCGGCCGTCGTCGAGGGCAGCGGCAACGCGTTCATGAACGGTGTGCACGCCGCCGTGGTCGTCACCGCCGTGCTGTGCGTCGTGGGCGCGGCCCTGGCCGCGGCCGGTCTGCGCCGCCCCGCCGCTCCGGAGGCCGCCGTGACGGACTGA
- a CDS encoding MarR family winged helix-turn-helix transcriptional regulator, producing MPDSSAPPQDIDRVAAALVASLPALHRGLERHVGHEFPHPRLPDGQLALLFLVEEREGITVRETAQALLMKPNNVSALVSQLTELGLLERRQDPADKRVAHLHPTPTARRRLAEARLLKENHMARALHTLTEGELDALGAALGALTSLSRGLHSPAG from the coding sequence ATGCCCGACTCCAGTGCGCCGCCGCAGGACATCGACCGCGTAGCTGCCGCGCTCGTGGCGTCCCTGCCTGCGCTGCACCGGGGCCTCGAGCGGCACGTCGGCCACGAGTTCCCGCACCCCCGGCTCCCGGACGGGCAGCTCGCGCTGCTCTTCCTCGTCGAGGAGCGGGAGGGGATCACCGTCCGCGAGACGGCCCAAGCCCTGCTCATGAAGCCGAACAACGTCAGCGCGCTCGTCTCCCAGCTCACCGAGCTGGGGCTGCTGGAGCGCAGGCAGGACCCGGCCGACAAGCGCGTCGCCCACCTGCATCCGACGCCCACGGCCCGCCGGCGGCTCGCCGAGGCGCGGCTGCTCAAGGAGAACCACATGGCGCGCGCGCTCCACACCCTCACCGAAGGGGAGCTCGACGCCCTCGGTGCGGCCCTGGGCGCACTGACGTCACTCTCCCGGGGACTCCACTCCCCCGCCGGCTGA
- a CDS encoding glycine C-acetyltransferase: MFASVRDDLLATLDEIRDAGLQKPERVIGTPQSATVAVTSGGRAGEVLNFCANNYLGLADHPEVVAAAHEALDRWGYGLASVRFICGTQEVHKELEQRLSAFLGQEDTILYSSCFDANGGVFETLLGPEDAVISDALNHASIIDGIRLSKAKRYRYANRDMADLEQQLKEASGARRRLVVTDGVFSMDGYVAPLAEICDLADRYDAMVMVDDSHAVGFVGAGGRGTPELHGVMDRVDIITGTLGKALGGASGGYVAARAEIVALLRQRSRPYLFSNSLAPVIAAASLKVIDLLESAGDLRERLHANTALFRSRMTDEGFDILPGDHAIAPVMIGDAAKAGRMAELLLERGVYVIGFSYPVVPQGAARIRVQLSAAHSTEDVNRAVDAFVDARAALGE, translated from the coding sequence ATGTTCGCTTCCGTACGCGACGACCTGCTCGCCACCCTCGACGAGATCCGCGACGCCGGGCTCCAGAAGCCCGAGCGCGTGATCGGCACCCCGCAGTCCGCCACCGTCGCCGTCACCTCCGGCGGCCGGGCCGGAGAGGTGCTCAACTTCTGCGCCAACAACTACCTGGGCCTCGCCGACCACCCCGAGGTCGTCGCCGCCGCCCACGAGGCGCTGGACCGCTGGGGCTACGGCCTGGCCTCCGTCCGCTTCATCTGCGGCACGCAGGAGGTCCACAAGGAGCTGGAGCAGCGGCTGTCGGCCTTCCTCGGCCAGGAGGACACGATCCTCTACTCCTCCTGCTTCGACGCCAACGGCGGTGTCTTCGAGACCCTCCTCGGTCCCGAGGACGCGGTGATCTCCGACGCCCTCAACCACGCCTCCATCATCGACGGCATCCGCCTCTCCAAGGCGAAGCGGTACCGCTACGCCAACCGCGACATGGCCGATCTGGAGCAGCAGCTCAAGGAGGCGTCCGGGGCACGCCGCCGTCTCGTCGTCACCGACGGCGTCTTCTCGATGGACGGGTACGTCGCCCCGCTGGCGGAGATCTGCGACCTCGCCGACCGCTACGACGCCATGGTCATGGTCGACGACTCGCACGCCGTCGGCTTCGTCGGCGCCGGCGGCCGGGGGACCCCCGAGCTGCACGGCGTCATGGACCGCGTCGACATCATCACCGGCACGCTCGGCAAGGCTCTGGGCGGGGCGTCCGGCGGTTACGTCGCGGCCCGCGCCGAGATCGTCGCGCTGCTGCGCCAGCGCTCACGCCCGTACCTCTTCTCCAACTCGCTCGCCCCGGTCATCGCCGCAGCCTCCCTCAAGGTCATCGACCTGCTGGAGTCCGCCGGCGACCTGCGCGAGCGGCTCCACGCCAACACCGCGCTCTTCCGCTCGCGGATGACCGATGAGGGCTTCGACATCCTGCCCGGCGACCACGCCATCGCCCCCGTCATGATCGGGGACGCGGCGAAGGCAGGCCGGATGGCGGAACTGCTCCTGGAGCGCGGTGTGTACGTGATCGGGTTCTCGTACCCGGTCGTCCCGCAGGGAGCCGCGCGCATCCGCGTCCAGCTCTCCGCCGCCCACTCCACCGAGGACGTCAACCGCGCCGTGGACGCGTTCGTCGACGCGCGGGCCGCGCTGGGCGAGTAG
- a CDS encoding MarR family winged helix-turn-helix transcriptional regulator codes for MEKPDKPTHLIEFETMVLGRHLQPSAPRSRRGGGLDRSAYTLLSRIRMQGPMSIGQLSDAFGLDASTLNRQTAAMLRAGLVERIPDPDGGIARKFRITEEGQRGLDEERSENIRGLERVMAAWAPEEVADFAGYLKRLNIDIENLDGRPWPRP; via the coding sequence ATGGAGAAGCCCGACAAGCCCACGCACCTGATCGAGTTCGAGACCATGGTGCTCGGGCGGCACCTCCAGCCGAGCGCGCCCCGGTCGAGGCGGGGCGGCGGGCTGGACCGCAGCGCGTACACCCTGCTCAGCCGCATCCGCATGCAGGGGCCGATGTCCATCGGGCAGCTCAGCGACGCCTTCGGGCTGGACGCCTCCACGCTCAACCGGCAGACCGCCGCCATGCTGCGGGCCGGACTCGTCGAGCGCATCCCCGATCCCGACGGCGGCATCGCCCGCAAGTTCCGGATCACCGAGGAGGGGCAGCGCGGCCTCGACGAGGAGCGCAGCGAGAACATCCGCGGCCTGGAGCGGGTCATGGCCGCGTGGGCTCCGGAGGAGGTTGCCGATTTCGCCGGTTACCTCAAGCGCCTCAACATCGACATCGAGAACCTCGACGGACGCCCCTGGCCCCGCCCCTGA
- the tdh gene encoding L-threonine 3-dehydrogenase, with product MKALVKQKAEPGLWLMDVPEPETGPGDVLIKVLRTGICGTDLHIRDYDGWAQQAVRTPLVLGHEFVGEVADIGADVVDIKVGDLVSGEGHLVCGKCRNCLAGRRHLCRSTLGLGVGRDGAFAEYLALPASNVWVHREKVDLDVAAIFDPFGNAVHTALSFPLVGEDVLITGAGPIGIMAAAVARHAGARNVVITDVSEARLELARKVGVSLALDVGKETIADGQRRLGLREGFDIGLEMSGRPEAMQDMIANMTHGGRIAMLGLPAGQFPVDWSRIVTSMLTIKGIYGREMYETWYAMSVMLEGGLDLAPVITGRYGYRDFEAAFDDAASGLGGKVLLDWTV from the coding sequence GTGAAGGCACTCGTGAAGCAGAAGGCCGAGCCGGGACTCTGGCTGATGGACGTACCGGAGCCGGAGACCGGCCCCGGAGACGTCCTGATCAAGGTCCTGCGCACCGGAATCTGCGGCACCGACCTCCACATCCGCGACTACGACGGCTGGGCGCAGCAGGCCGTGCGCACCCCGCTCGTCCTGGGCCACGAGTTCGTCGGCGAGGTCGCGGACATCGGCGCCGACGTCGTCGACATCAAGGTCGGCGACCTGGTCAGCGGCGAGGGGCACCTCGTCTGCGGCAAGTGCCGCAACTGTCTCGCCGGGCGGCGCCACCTCTGCCGCTCCACCCTGGGCCTGGGCGTGGGCCGGGACGGGGCGTTCGCCGAGTACCTGGCGCTGCCCGCCTCCAACGTATGGGTGCACCGGGAGAAGGTCGACCTCGACGTCGCCGCGATCTTCGACCCGTTCGGCAACGCCGTGCACACCGCACTCTCCTTCCCGCTCGTCGGCGAGGACGTCCTGATCACCGGCGCGGGGCCCATCGGCATCATGGCCGCCGCCGTCGCCCGGCACGCCGGCGCCCGCAACGTCGTCATCACCGACGTGAGCGAGGCCCGCCTCGAACTGGCCAGGAAGGTCGGCGTCAGCCTCGCCCTCGACGTCGGCAAGGAGACCATCGCCGACGGCCAGCGCCGCCTCGGCCTGCGCGAGGGCTTCGACATCGGCCTGGAGATGTCCGGCCGCCCCGAGGCCATGCAGGACATGATCGCCAACATGACGCACGGCGGCCGGATCGCCATGCTCGGACTGCCCGCCGGCCAGTTCCCCGTGGACTGGTCGCGCATCGTCACCTCGATGCTCACGATCAAGGGCATCTACGGCCGCGAGATGTACGAGACCTGGTACGCCATGTCCGTGATGCTGGAGGGCGGACTCGACCTCGCCCCCGTGATCACCGGCCGGTACGGCTACCGCGACTTCGAGGCGGCCTTCGACGACGCCGCGAGCGGTCTCGGCGGCAAGGTCCTGCTCGACTGGACCGTCTGA
- a CDS encoding VOC family protein — protein MSHIALVTLVVRDYDEALSFYTGPLGFELVEDTDRGDGTRWVFVRPRGTQGTGLLLARAKDDGQRASVGAQTGGRVGFFLHTEDFAGDHARMRAAGVRFLEEPRHEAYGSVAVFEDLYGNRWDLLQPA, from the coding sequence ATGTCCCACATCGCCCTGGTCACCCTGGTCGTCCGCGACTACGACGAGGCCCTCTCCTTCTACACGGGCCCCCTCGGCTTCGAGTTGGTGGAGGACACGGACCGGGGTGACGGCACCCGCTGGGTGTTCGTGCGGCCGCGCGGGACGCAGGGCACGGGGCTGCTGCTGGCCCGCGCGAAGGACGACGGCCAGCGCGCGAGCGTCGGGGCGCAGACGGGCGGCCGGGTGGGCTTCTTCCTGCACACGGAGGACTTCGCGGGCGACCACGCCCGGATGCGGGCCGCCGGTGTCCGCTTCCTCGAGGAGCCGAGGCACGAGGCGTACGGCTCCGTAGCGGTCTTCGAGGACCTGTACGGCAACCGGTGGGACCTGCTGCAGCCCGCGTGA
- a CDS encoding MFS transporter: MERHLRVGRLATFVYFALCGFVLGMWIVHIPTIEQRVGISHAVLGWLLLLLGGGAFAGMQLIGPLSDRFGARKVVPVTSVLSCAALVLPGLATSPWALGASLFVLGCVTGCLDVAMNAHAVQVERGYGRPVMSAFHAMFSIGGVFASLVGAFTLGRGWSPAATLAAMGVLGLGVTLAAMPALLPPETAPAEDAGTARSARRPVPRRIWIMAALALVLMLSEGVAGDWSALHLKDVLDASPSTAALAYGAFATAMTVGRLLADRVAARFGPVAILRYGSGLAAAGLVLAALSPAIAPALAGWTIFGIGLSGTIPQLFSAAGHIDPNAAATNVSRVAGLGYVGILAGPAVIGPMTHLMPLNLTFFLPVAFCVLAFLTAPVLGAGSARAAVPAAEEPAPQKA; encoded by the coding sequence ATGGAAAGACACCTGCGGGTCGGCCGACTGGCCACCTTCGTCTACTTCGCTCTCTGCGGCTTCGTCCTGGGGATGTGGATCGTCCACATCCCCACCATCGAGCAGCGGGTGGGGATCAGCCACGCCGTCCTCGGCTGGCTCCTGCTGCTGCTGGGCGGCGGGGCCTTCGCGGGGATGCAGTTGATCGGCCCGCTCAGCGACCGCTTCGGCGCCCGCAAGGTCGTCCCGGTCACGTCGGTGCTCTCCTGCGCCGCCCTGGTCCTGCCGGGTCTTGCCACCAGCCCTTGGGCGCTGGGCGCCTCGCTGTTCGTGCTGGGCTGCGTCACCGGGTGCCTGGACGTCGCCATGAACGCCCACGCGGTGCAGGTCGAGCGGGGCTACGGACGGCCTGTGATGTCCGCCTTCCACGCCATGTTCTCGATCGGCGGGGTGTTCGCCTCGCTGGTCGGCGCCTTCACCCTCGGCCGGGGCTGGAGTCCGGCCGCCACGCTCGCCGCCATGGGCGTGCTCGGCCTCGGCGTCACCCTGGCCGCGATGCCTGCCCTGCTGCCCCCGGAGACCGCCCCGGCCGAGGACGCCGGCACCGCGCGGTCCGCCCGGCGTCCCGTGCCACGCCGCATCTGGATCATGGCGGCGCTCGCCTTGGTGCTCATGCTCTCCGAAGGGGTGGCGGGAGACTGGAGCGCCCTGCACCTGAAGGACGTACTGGACGCGTCCCCGTCGACCGCGGCCCTCGCCTACGGCGCCTTCGCCACCGCGATGACCGTCGGCCGTCTGCTGGCCGACCGTGTCGCCGCGCGTTTCGGCCCGGTCGCCATCCTCCGCTACGGGTCCGGTCTCGCAGCGGCGGGACTGGTCCTGGCCGCCCTCTCGCCCGCGATCGCGCCGGCCCTGGCCGGCTGGACGATCTTCGGCATCGGGCTGTCCGGGACGATTCCGCAACTCTTCAGCGCCGCGGGCCACATCGACCCCAACGCGGCCGCGACGAACGTCTCGAGGGTGGCGGGACTCGGCTACGTCGGCATTCTGGCCGGGCCCGCGGTGATCGGGCCGATGACCCATCTGATGCCGCTGAACCTGACGTTCTTCCTGCCGGTGGCGTTCTGCGTGCTCGCGTTTCTCACGGCTCCGGTGCTCGGAGCAGGGTCCGCCCGTGCCGCCGTGCCGGCGGCGGAGGAACCGGCCCCGCAGAAGGCCTGA
- a CDS encoding LysR family transcriptional regulator, whose product MIDARRLRILRAVADHGTVTAAAAALYLTPSAVSQQLAALEQETGHRLVERGARGARLTAAGEILLNHANAVLAQLERAEAELADYGAGVAGTVTVAAFATGIGLVLAPAIAELTRTAPGIRVRVQDAEGDASVPMVLDRQVDVAVAVEYRGAPGDDDRRLTRVPLYSEPFDAVLPVGHRLAAQDHVAVADLAKDRWIGPYPGNPCHDVVVLACEYAGFAPQLEHSSDDFHAVLALAGAGAGVALVPRSALRGTELGGVVVRPVEGSAPTRRVFAAVRQGAEGHPLIKPVLDALGAAAGLA is encoded by the coding sequence ATGATCGATGCACGGCGGCTGCGCATTCTCCGTGCGGTGGCGGACCACGGCACGGTGACCGCGGCCGCCGCCGCGCTCTACCTCACCCCGTCCGCGGTCTCCCAGCAGCTCGCCGCCCTGGAGCAGGAGACCGGGCACCGGCTGGTCGAGCGCGGGGCGCGGGGTGCCCGGCTGACCGCCGCGGGGGAGATCCTGCTGAACCACGCCAACGCGGTGCTCGCCCAGCTCGAGCGGGCGGAGGCGGAACTCGCCGACTACGGGGCCGGCGTGGCGGGCACCGTCACCGTGGCCGCCTTCGCCACCGGTATCGGCCTCGTGCTCGCCCCCGCCATCGCCGAGCTGACCCGCACGGCACCCGGCATCCGGGTGCGGGTGCAGGACGCCGAGGGCGACGCGAGCGTGCCCATGGTCCTGGACCGGCAGGTCGACGTGGCGGTCGCCGTCGAGTACCGGGGCGCGCCCGGCGACGACGACCGGCGGCTGACCCGGGTGCCGCTGTACTCCGAGCCCTTCGACGCGGTACTGCCGGTCGGCCACCGTCTCGCGGCGCAGGACCACGTCGCCGTCGCCGACCTCGCCAAGGACCGGTGGATCGGCCCCTACCCCGGCAACCCCTGCCATGACGTGGTGGTCCTGGCATGCGAGTACGCGGGCTTCGCGCCCCAGCTGGAGCACTCCTCGGACGACTTCCACGCGGTGCTCGCGCTGGCGGGTGCCGGTGCGGGGGTGGCCCTGGTGCCCCGGTCCGCGCTGCGCGGCACGGAACTCGGAGGTGTCGTCGTACGCCCCGTGGAGGGAAGTGCCCCCACCCGGCGGGTCTTCGCCGCCGTACGGCAGGGCGCCGAGGGGCACCCGCTGATCAAGCCGGTACTGGACGCGCTGGGGGCGGCGGCCGGACTCGCCTGA